In Arcobacter sp. F2176, the following are encoded in one genomic region:
- a CDS encoding TetR/AcrR family transcriptional regulator gives MSSRDKLLDVAFDEIYHNGYAATSVDKILKQANMNKGSMYHFFKSKKELTLAVIKERINLYTETKYSILLNYDENIIDEIMSLLKQRGGFDFRLGCKLNNLVQELSPKDKDFKEALEKVYLRFESIIKEALDKAVKNKEINHNDTRALSMYIVASIEGCLGTAKKSQDGQVFYDCLSQLDLFLNSLKK, from the coding sequence ATGAGTAGTAGAGATAAATTATTAGATGTAGCATTTGATGAAATATATCACAATGGTTATGCAGCAACTTCGGTTGATAAGATTTTAAAACAAGCTAATATGAATAAAGGAAGTATGTATCACTTCTTTAAGTCAAAAAAAGAGTTAACTCTTGCAGTTATAAAAGAGAGAATAAACCTTTATACTGAGACTAAGTATTCTATTCTTTTGAATTATGATGAGAATATAATAGATGAGATTATGTCTTTACTAAAACAAAGGGGTGGTTTTGATTTTAGATTGGGTTGCAAGCTTAATAATTTGGTTCAAGAACTCTCACCTAAAGATAAAGATTTTAAAGAGGCATTAGAAAAAGTCTATTTAAGATTTGAATCTATTATAAAAGAAGCTTTGGATAAAGCTGTAAAAAATAAAGAGATTAATCATAATGATACAAGAGCTTTATCTATGTATATCGTTGCCTCAATTGAAGGATGCTTAGGAACTGCAAAAAAATCTCAAGATGGTCAAGTTTTCTATGATTGTCTTTCTCAACTTGATCTGTTTTTAAACTCACTAAAAAAATAA
- a CDS encoding DMT family transporter → MLLKLKSFIVPLSFIILSGAGFVFIKMGLTYSSSMAFLELRYLLAFVVLLLVAFIFKAKFSKNLNEIFHISIAGILSVGLFSIGCFNSIDYGLSPALCSLIISLQPIVVSFFAMKFLGEEVSKRAWFGLILGLIGVGLVLGLDGEINKNELIGFLFAILGLFSMSFGNLYQKKYCSNMNLITGGVIQTFASAIIVLPLLYFEDIRVDFSGEFIIALSYMSVIASIGVMSLLYYMIRHGEVSKVSSLFYLLPVASAIVAYFVLDKSLELNVFIGIIIVLIAMNLINKKEQFQAIVNKG, encoded by the coding sequence ATGTTGTTAAAATTGAAATCTTTTATAGTTCCTTTATCATTTATTATACTTTCAGGTGCTGGTTTTGTATTTATAAAAATGGGATTGACTTATTCAAGCAGTATGGCTTTTTTAGAATTACGATATTTACTTGCATTTGTAGTTTTGCTCTTAGTTGCATTTATATTTAAAGCAAAGTTTTCTAAAAATTTAAATGAAATATTTCACATAAGTATTGCTGGGATTTTATCTGTAGGACTTTTTTCTATTGGTTGTTTTAATTCAATAGATTATGGATTGTCACCCGCTCTTTGTTCTTTGATTATTTCCTTACAGCCTATTGTAGTTTCATTTTTTGCAATGAAGTTTTTAGGTGAAGAAGTAAGTAAAAGAGCATGGTTTGGACTAATACTTGGACTCATTGGAGTAGGGCTTGTTTTAGGGCTTGATGGAGAAATTAATAAAAATGAGTTAATAGGTTTTTTATTTGCAATATTGGGATTGTTTAGTATGAGTTTTGGGAATTTGTATCAAAAAAAATATTGTTCAAATATGAATTTGATTACAGGTGGAGTAATCCAAACATTTGCTTCTGCAATTATTGTTTTACCATTATTGTATTTTGAAGATATAAGAGTTGATTTTAGTGGCGAATTTATAATTGCTTTAAGTTATATGTCTGTGATTGCTAGTATTGGAGTTATGTCTTTATTGTACTATATGATTAGACATGGTGAAGTATCAAAAGTATCTTCTTTATTTTATTTATTACCTGTAGCTTCTGCTATTGTAGCTTATTTTGTATTGGATAAAAGTCTGGAGTTGAATGTATTTATTGGAATTATTATTGTTCTTATTGCTATGAATTTGATAAATAAAAAAGAACAATTTCAAGCTATAGTAAATAAAGGTTAA
- a CDS encoding DMT family transporter — MKFYIQKSILPFFFMFLYGSGFIFCEYGLQNASPMAFLEVRFFIAFCILLLITLIFKIPMPKTKKEFLHISIAGSLTVGTFSIGGFLAVSYGISGATNALIIALQPIVVTALALKLLNEDINIRVWTGLIIGFVGVGFVVFSKLETSFSALGLFWAFISLLGLSIGSLYQKKYCSHMNLYSGGAIQTFSSTILVLPFLLFEDAHINWNVDFTIALLYMTVGVSIGALSLLYIMIKNGEVSKVSAIFYLVPVSAAIVSYFLLGDKIEFSEIIGIFTIIIGIVLINKKKKGIK; from the coding sequence GTGAAATTTTATATACAAAAATCTATTCTGCCATTTTTTTTCATGTTTTTATATGGAAGTGGATTTATTTTTTGTGAATATGGTTTACAAAATGCATCTCCAATGGCTTTTTTAGAAGTACGGTTTTTTATTGCTTTTTGTATCTTACTTTTGATTACGCTTATATTTAAAATACCAATGCCTAAAACTAAAAAAGAGTTTTTACATATATCCATTGCTGGAAGTTTAACTGTTGGGACATTTTCAATAGGAGGATTTTTAGCCGTTAGTTATGGTATATCTGGGGCAACAAATGCTTTGATAATAGCTTTACAACCAATTGTTGTAACTGCTTTAGCCTTAAAATTATTAAATGAAGATATTAACATAAGAGTTTGGACAGGACTAATAATAGGATTTGTGGGAGTTGGTTTTGTGGTTTTTTCAAAACTTGAAACTTCCTTTTCAGCTCTTGGTCTGTTTTGGGCTTTTATTTCATTATTGGGTCTTAGTATTGGAAGTTTGTATCAAAAGAAGTATTGTTCTCATATGAATCTTTACTCAGGTGGTGCAATACAGACTTTTAGTTCCACAATTTTGGTTTTACCATTTTTGCTTTTTGAAGATGCTCATATAAATTGGAATGTTGATTTTACTATTGCCTTACTTTATATGACAGTTGGAGTGAGTATTGGTGCCTTGTCATTATTATATATTATGATAAAAAATGGTGAAGTATCAAAGGTATCAGCTATCTTTTATTTGGTACCCGTTAGTGCTGCTATTGTTTCATATTTTTTATTGGGTGATAAAATAGAATTTAGCGAAATCATAGGAATATTTACTATAATAATTGGAATAGTATTAATAAATAAAAAGAAGAAAGGAATAAAATGA
- a CDS encoding D-2-hydroxyacid dehydrogenase, translated as MKIVILDRATLGSDINIDIFKEFGEVVSYDKTSASESKERTKDADIVITNKVVLGKEQMDDSSIKLICITATGTDNVDLEYAKSKNIEVKNVAGYSTSSVVQVTFGMIFYFIQKLNHYQDSLNNGNWGKVPAFNDADDIFFELDKKRVGIIGFGDIGVDLAKKVEAFGCEVVYYSTSGKNSNSDYKRVELDELLQSCDIISVHAPLNENTKNLLIYENMKNIKEGAILLNLGRGGIINENDLAKIIDEEKIYCGIDVFAKEPIERTNPLLKVVNKERLLLTPHIGWGSSESRNRLMKKVAQNIKDFLNK; from the coding sequence ATGAAAATAGTTATTTTAGATAGAGCAACATTAGGATCAGATATAAATATAGATATTTTTAAAGAGTTTGGGGAAGTTGTCTCTTATGATAAAACAAGTGCAAGTGAATCAAAAGAGAGAACAAAAGATGCAGATATAGTTATCACAAATAAAGTAGTTTTAGGAAAAGAACAAATGGATGACTCTTCTATAAAACTTATATGTATAACAGCAACAGGAACGGATAATGTTGATTTAGAATATGCAAAAAGTAAAAATATAGAAGTAAAAAATGTAGCTGGATATTCTACTTCTAGTGTAGTTCAAGTTACTTTTGGGATGATATTTTATTTTATTCAAAAATTAAATCATTATCAAGATTCTCTTAATAATGGAAATTGGGGAAAAGTACCAGCTTTTAATGATGCAGATGATATCTTTTTTGAATTGGATAAAAAAAGAGTAGGGATTATAGGGTTTGGTGATATTGGAGTAGACTTAGCAAAAAAAGTAGAGGCTTTTGGTTGTGAAGTTGTTTATTATTCAACCAGTGGAAAAAATTCTAATTCAGACTACAAAAGAGTTGAATTAGACGAGCTTTTACAAAGCTGCGATATTATATCTGTCCATGCGCCTTTAAATGAAAATACAAAAAATCTATTGATTTATGAAAATATGAAAAATATAAAAGAGGGTGCTATTTTATTAAATCTTGGTCGTGGTGGAATTATAAATGAAAATGATTTAGCCAAAATTATAGATGAAGAAAAGATCTATTGTGGTATTGATGTATTTGCAAAAGAACCAATTGAGCGTACTAATCCATTATTAAAAGTTGTAAATAAAGAAAGACTACTTTTAACACCACATATTGGTTGGGGATCAAGTGAATCAAGAAATAGACTAATGAAAAAAGTTGCACAAAATATAAAAGATTTTTTAAATAAATAA
- a CDS encoding cysteine hydrolase family protein, which translates to MSKALVIIDIQNDYFEGGACELVGAQEASLKAKELLEYFRENKMPVFHVQHTSLYEGATFFLPDTYGMKIHENLKPREDEPIIEKNFPNSFLDTSLEYELKIQEIKELVICGMMSHMCVDATTRAASDMGYGCTVVYDACTTRDLEFLGEIVPAKSVHNSFMAALEGTYAKMVSCEEIVSK; encoded by the coding sequence ATGAGTAAAGCATTGGTAATTATAGATATTCAAAATGATTATTTTGAAGGTGGAGCTTGTGAATTAGTAGGTGCCCAAGAGGCAAGTTTAAAAGCAAAAGAGTTATTAGAATATTTTAGAGAGAATAAAATGCCAGTATTTCATGTACAACATACAAGTTTATATGAAGGCGCAACATTCTTTTTACCAGATACATATGGAATGAAAATACACGAGAATTTAAAACCCCGTGAAGATGAGCCTATTATAGAAAAAAACTTTCCAAATAGTTTTTTAGATACATCTTTAGAATATGAGTTAAAAATACAAGAAATAAAAGAGTTAGTAATATGTGGAATGATGAGTCACATGTGTGTAGATGCTACAACTAGAGCTGCAAGTGATATGGGATATGGTTGTACAGTTGTGTATGATGCTTGTACAACAAGAGATTTAGAATTTTTAGGAGAAATTGTTCCTGCAAAATCAGTACATAACTCTTTTATGGCAGCACTTGAAGGTACTTATGCGAAAATGGTTTCTTGTGAGGAGATAGTTTCTAAGTAA
- a CDS encoding bile acid:sodium symporter family protein — protein sequence MIKKISILFPLWAVLFSFLAYLQPSLVVGFKSWIIPLLILIMFCMGITLKIDDFKRVFKRPKIIALTVVLQFLFMPFFAFIVSKVFNLSDELLVGMVLVGAVSGGTASNVIAFLAKADVALSITMTIVSTLLSIIITPYLTLLYVGQTVPVPALSMLLSILKIVFVPVIVGLILNQIFNKYIEKRHDIFALLSIISIVFIIGIIIGINESKISTIALSLMLAIICHNLLGLITGYYFAKIFGYDKTVCKTVAIEVGMQNSGLAVVLAMKYFSPLSALPGAIFSIWHNISGSILAGIWSKQEQE from the coding sequence ATGATAAAAAAGATTTCTATACTGTTTCCTTTATGGGCAGTTTTATTTTCGTTTCTTGCATATTTACAGCCAAGTTTGGTAGTTGGATTTAAGAGTTGGATTATTCCACTTTTGATTCTTATTATGTTTTGTATGGGGATTACTTTAAAAATTGATGACTTTAAAAGAGTTTTTAAAAGACCAAAAATCATAGCATTGACTGTGGTATTGCAGTTTTTATTTATGCCTTTTTTTGCTTTTATAGTATCTAAGGTATTTAATCTATCTGATGAACTACTTGTGGGAATGGTACTTGTAGGAGCAGTTTCTGGTGGAACTGCTTCAAATGTAATAGCATTTTTAGCAAAAGCTGATGTGGCACTTTCTATTACTATGACAATTGTATCAACTCTTTTATCAATAATTATTACTCCATATTTAACACTTCTTTATGTGGGACAAACAGTACCTGTACCAGCTCTTAGTATGCTTCTTAGTATTTTAAAAATAGTATTTGTACCTGTAATTGTAGGGCTTATATTAAATCAAATTTTTAATAAATATATTGAAAAAAGACATGATATTTTTGCCCTTTTATCTATTATTTCTATTGTATTTATTATAGGAATTATAATAGGTATAAATGAGAGTAAAATCTCTACTATTGCCCTATCATTGATGTTGGCAATAATTTGTCATAATCTTTTGGGACTAATAACTGGATATTATTTTGCGAAAATATTTGGTTATGATAAAACTGTATGTAAAACAGTAGCTATAGAAGTTGGTATGCAAAACTCTGGTTTAGCTGTTGTTTTAGCTATGAAATATTTTTCTCCTTTAAGTGCACTTCCTGGGGCTATATTTAGTATTTGGCATAATATTTCAGGCTCTATTCTTGCAGGTATTTGGTCAAAACAAGAACAAGAATAA